In a single window of the Pedococcus dokdonensis genome:
- the mobF gene encoding MobF family relaxase, whose protein sequence is MVPPRGRCLGVTMSMRRMTLGAGFRYLMSSVARGDRQGPTADPLTAYYTQEGAPPGRFLGSGLASLDGGRGVAPRSVVSEEHLWRMLGMLQDPVTGQPLGRSPVADRPTCRDTAGRPRTASRTVAGFDLTFSAPKSVSVAWAMADGPTRERIYAAHQEALEFVIGYAEREVFTTRTGRGGVVSEAVRGVVAAGFDHWDSRAGDPQLHTHVVVLNRVQAATDGAWRTLDSRALFKANVALSELYNGALMDLLSADLGWGWDAQHRARSSSPSWEVTGVGKALREEFSQRSTAIKTAARDLIAGFAASHGRQPTAAEVIRLRQQATLATRPDKELRPLADLVQGWRHRAQPHLDAEPQAWVATLANRSYLPALSAADLDDRMLKDAATVVVDAVAARRATFTRSNVLAEALRQLHGVRFATPHERAHAAERLTILALEASVQLTPPEPTTRVPATLQRPDGSTRLRARDATIYTTAAVLQAEERLVAAGRATDGPQAPAVVAVAAAGAPLPGRADGRRLIAEQADAVCLVVTSGRAVDVLVGAAGTGKSTTMAGVRAAWEAAFGRGSVVGLAPSAAAAEVLADAVGVPTENTAKWLTEQTRQDQRLAELASLQGKLRGASPSLRTRAITRRAHQVRAELDRWRLRGRQLVIVDEASMAGTFELDTLITQARAVGAKVLLVGDPAQLSPVAAGGAFRLLVTDRADVPELVDVRRFRHEWERKASLALREGQPTAAQPYLHHGRVQDGERDTMIEAIYQAWRADTRAGRTSLMVAADAATVAELNARARADLVATGHVTERGVSVADGTTIGTGDVVVTRLNQRDLHAAGGWVKNGDQWTVTAAHQDGSLTVHRTGKAGTATRLPADYVAEHVELGYATTAHRAQGRTVDTAHAYVSAATVREPLYVMATRGREANRLYVDTSYDPDTDTAHDLGDPVPVEEVLKKVLATSGAELSATQTRDHEAAAASSPARLDAEGAAIQHHRRHQRYTDLLLDAGVPPEHIQAAKAADRWHPLLERMRHAEQLGLDLQAALPAVAGIAPSPLLARFEAGLGVWCDLREGSYGSPSGSRNGPALILEHERRPFLER, encoded by the coding sequence ATGGTGCCCCCTCGTGGGCGTTGCCTTGGCGTGACGATGTCGATGCGGCGAATGACGTTGGGGGCCGGCTTCCGGTACCTGATGTCCTCGGTCGCGCGCGGCGACCGGCAGGGCCCGACGGCGGATCCGTTGACGGCGTACTACACCCAGGAGGGCGCCCCGCCGGGCCGGTTCCTCGGCTCCGGGCTGGCCAGCCTGGACGGCGGAAGAGGCGTCGCACCAAGGTCGGTCGTGTCCGAGGAGCACCTGTGGCGGATGCTCGGGATGCTGCAGGACCCAGTCACTGGTCAACCGCTGGGGCGTTCCCCCGTCGCGGACCGCCCTACCTGTCGTGACACGGCGGGCAGGCCGCGTACGGCGTCGCGGACGGTGGCCGGGTTCGACCTGACCTTCTCCGCCCCAAAGAGCGTGTCGGTCGCGTGGGCGATGGCCGATGGGCCGACCCGGGAACGGATCTACGCGGCGCACCAGGAGGCGTTGGAGTTCGTGATCGGCTACGCGGAGCGGGAGGTGTTCACCACCCGTACCGGGCGCGGTGGGGTGGTCAGCGAAGCCGTCCGGGGTGTGGTCGCGGCCGGGTTTGACCACTGGGACTCCCGCGCAGGGGACCCGCAGCTGCACACCCACGTGGTGGTACTGAACCGGGTCCAGGCAGCCACGGACGGGGCCTGGCGCACCCTGGACTCGCGGGCGTTGTTCAAGGCGAACGTCGCGCTGTCGGAGCTGTACAACGGCGCCCTGATGGACTTGCTGAGTGCGGATCTGGGGTGGGGCTGGGACGCCCAGCACCGGGCACGGTCAAGCTCCCCGTCGTGGGAGGTGACCGGGGTGGGCAAGGCGTTGCGAGAGGAGTTCTCGCAACGCTCGACCGCAATCAAAACCGCCGCCCGCGACCTGATCGCGGGTTTCGCCGCCAGCCACGGGCGGCAGCCCACGGCGGCCGAGGTGATCCGGTTGCGGCAGCAGGCCACCCTGGCCACCCGACCCGACAAGGAGCTGCGGCCGCTGGCCGACCTGGTCCAAGGATGGCGACACCGCGCGCAGCCGCACCTGGACGCCGAGCCGCAGGCATGGGTGGCCACGCTGGCCAACAGGAGTTACCTGCCCGCCCTGAGCGCAGCCGACCTCGACGATCGAATGCTCAAGGATGCGGCCACCGTGGTGGTGGATGCGGTCGCGGCCAGGCGGGCGACGTTCACCCGCTCCAACGTGCTGGCCGAGGCGTTGCGGCAGTTGCACGGGGTCCGGTTCGCCACCCCGCACGAGCGCGCCCACGCCGCAGAACGGCTAACCATTTTGGCGTTGGAGGCATCGGTGCAGCTCACGCCGCCCGAGCCGACGACTCGTGTCCCCGCGACCCTGCAGCGTCCGGACGGCTCCACCCGGCTGCGGGCTCGGGACGCCACCATTTACACCACCGCGGCGGTGTTGCAGGCCGAAGAACGGCTCGTCGCGGCCGGCCGCGCCACCGACGGACCCCAGGCGCCGGCGGTGGTGGCCGTGGCGGCGGCTGGTGCGCCGTTGCCGGGACGGGCAGATGGTCGCCGGCTCATCGCCGAGCAGGCCGACGCGGTATGCCTTGTGGTCACCTCCGGTCGCGCCGTCGACGTTCTGGTGGGTGCGGCCGGAACGGGGAAGTCGACCACCATGGCCGGGGTACGGGCCGCCTGGGAGGCGGCGTTCGGGCGGGGGAGCGTGGTCGGGCTGGCCCCCTCCGCGGCAGCGGCGGAGGTCCTCGCGGACGCGGTCGGGGTGCCGACGGAGAACACCGCCAAGTGGCTCACCGAACAAACGCGGCAGGACCAGCGCCTTGCCGAACTTGCCTCCCTTCAAGGCAAGCTGCGGGGCGCCAGCCCCTCGCTGCGGACCCGCGCCATCACCCGACGCGCCCACCAGGTCAGGGCGGAACTGGACCGATGGCGGCTGCGCGGCAGGCAGCTGGTCATCGTCGACGAAGCCTCCATGGCAGGAACCTTCGAACTCGACACCCTCATCACCCAAGCCCGCGCGGTCGGGGCGAAGGTGCTGCTCGTCGGGGACCCGGCCCAGCTGTCCCCGGTCGCCGCCGGCGGAGCCTTCCGGCTCCTTGTCACCGACCGGGCCGACGTGCCCGAGCTGGTCGACGTGCGCCGATTCCGGCACGAATGGGAACGCAAAGCCAGCCTGGCGCTGAGAGAGGGCCAACCCACCGCCGCACAGCCTTATCTGCACCATGGGCGCGTCCAGGACGGCGAGCGGGACACCATGATCGAGGCCATCTACCAGGCCTGGCGTGCGGATACTCGCGCCGGCCGCACCTCGCTGATGGTGGCCGCCGACGCCGCGACCGTGGCCGAGCTCAACGCCCGCGCCCGCGCCGACCTGGTCGCCACCGGTCACGTCACCGAGCGCGGGGTGTCGGTCGCGGACGGGACAACGATCGGGACCGGTGACGTCGTGGTCACCCGACTCAACCAGCGCGACCTGCACGCCGCGGGCGGGTGGGTCAAGAACGGCGACCAGTGGACCGTCACCGCAGCCCACCAGGACGGGTCGCTCACCGTCCACCGCACCGGCAAGGCAGGGACGGCGACCCGGCTGCCGGCTGACTACGTGGCCGAGCACGTTGAGCTCGGGTACGCCACCACCGCGCACCGAGCCCAAGGCCGAACGGTCGACACTGCCCACGCCTACGTCAGTGCAGCAACCGTCCGGGAACCGCTGTACGTCATGGCCACCCGTGGCCGTGAGGCCAACCGGCTCTACGTCGACACCAGCTACGACCCCGACACCGACACCGCCCACGACCTCGGCGACCCGGTCCCGGTTGAGGAGGTGCTCAAGAAGGTGCTCGCCACGTCCGGCGCAGAGCTATCGGCAACCCAAACCCGCGACCATGAGGCCGCCGCGGCCAGCAGCCCTGCCCGACTGGACGCCGAAGGCGCCGCCATCCAGCACCACCGACGCCATCAGCGCTACACCGACCTGCTGCTTGACGCCGGAGTCCCGCCCGAACACATCCAAGCGGCCAAGGCCGCCGACCGCTGGCACCCGCTGCTCGAGCGCATGCGCCACGCCGAACAACTGGGCCTAGACCTTCAGGCCGCACTCCCAGCCGTAGCGGGGATCGCCCCATCTCCCTTACTAGCGCGCTTCGAAGCCGGGCTAGGGGTGTGGTGCGACCTTCGCGAAGGCAGCTACGGATCACCTAGTGGATCCCGAAATGGGCCAGCGCTTATCCTCGAACATGAACGGCGACCCTTCCTGGAGCGGTGA
- a CDS encoding XRE family transcriptional regulator — protein MASQEWWQRLRRDRETRGFSQAQAVREFIVHADHHVPDDFESVLTAWKRWERGAIKGVPAKENQQAIAAMFGTAVDAYFGPSGPVAAPPHLSDDETLELVQRLRASSVDPATLELAQVMTDRLCTDYASRPGEEVLDEAQRWLAEIAALKDKPMRYQQLGEIYALAGWLSLLVACLHYDQGDERSAEKARAGAIMLAKEIGHREILGWAQEIRAWMALTRGDYYGVLEAAKVGLRETREHSVAVQLEAQSAKAWARLGRRREVELALDRGRDLLDRMDYPTNPRNHFQVDPAKFDFYAMDCYRAVGDDALAMAMADAVTATSTSPGGEVISPMRLSEAELTRATVLARNGEVDQATSAAEAGLAGDRRSLPSLLMVGSEVADELVRLHPHSESAVDFGRHIYLLGHPVKDSGPH, from the coding sequence ATGGCGTCACAGGAGTGGTGGCAACGGCTCAGACGAGACCGTGAGACCCGGGGGTTTTCGCAAGCGCAGGCCGTCCGGGAGTTCATCGTGCACGCCGACCACCATGTTCCGGACGACTTCGAATCGGTCCTGACTGCGTGGAAGCGCTGGGAGCGCGGCGCCATCAAGGGCGTGCCGGCCAAAGAGAACCAGCAGGCCATCGCGGCGATGTTCGGCACCGCGGTCGACGCGTACTTTGGGCCGTCTGGACCCGTCGCTGCGCCCCCACATCTCAGTGACGACGAGACCCTCGAACTTGTGCAACGGCTGCGTGCCTCCAGCGTGGACCCGGCCACCCTGGAGTTGGCGCAGGTCATGACGGATCGGCTGTGCACTGACTACGCCTCACGGCCCGGAGAGGAGGTGCTGGACGAGGCGCAACGCTGGCTCGCGGAGATCGCCGCATTGAAGGACAAGCCCATGCGCTATCAACAGCTCGGCGAGATCTACGCACTCGCGGGCTGGCTTTCGCTGCTGGTGGCGTGTCTGCACTACGACCAGGGCGACGAGCGGAGTGCCGAGAAGGCTCGAGCTGGTGCGATCATGCTCGCCAAAGAAATTGGCCACCGCGAGATCCTCGGATGGGCGCAGGAGATCCGTGCATGGATGGCCCTGACCCGCGGCGACTACTACGGCGTCCTGGAGGCCGCCAAGGTCGGGCTGCGCGAGACCCGCGAGCACTCGGTGGCGGTACAGCTCGAGGCTCAGTCTGCCAAGGCGTGGGCACGTCTTGGCAGGCGCCGAGAGGTCGAGCTCGCGCTCGACCGTGGGCGAGACCTGTTGGACCGGATGGACTACCCAACCAACCCGCGCAACCACTTCCAGGTGGACCCAGCGAAGTTCGACTTCTACGCCATGGACTGCTACCGCGCAGTCGGCGACGATGCACTCGCGATGGCGATGGCCGATGCGGTGACCGCGACGAGTACCTCACCCGGTGGCGAGGTCATCTCGCCGATGCGACTCTCAGAGGCAGAACTCACCAGGGCCACGGTGCTCGCGCGGAATGGTGAGGTCGATCAGGCGACGTCAGCCGCGGAGGCTGGGCTCGCCGGTGACCGTCGGTCGCTGCCGTCGCTGCTCATGGTTGGCAGCGAGGTCGCGGATGAGCTGGTGCGTCTGCATCCGCACAGCGAGAGCGCCGTCGACTTCGGTCGCCATATCTACCTGCTCGGACATCCGGTCAAGGACTCCGGGCCCCACTGA
- a CDS encoding C40 family peptidase produces the protein MPIAKLTTAALALLLGLIGAVLLLVCVASTDSTRLPICATSGPVSGLSVVQAQNARTIAATALDRGGQRAALIAVAVALAESDLRVLGNPSVVDANLVPNQGLGSDHDSVGLFQQRASWGSAAARMDPVTSTNAFLDALFAVDGWSSLPPWVAAQQVQRSAFDGRPATANHGSTVYGGNYLAQLSLADQVLEAIEEPSSTDSCAGIDNVNNIVASGGPGHGLPADYELPLGVSPAARIAVSYALAQRGKPYLWGGTGPDRFDCSGLTMSAWGVASHRLGRTTWDQMRDGTPTTIARLRPGDLVLTPGSGGSLASPAHMGMYIGDGLVVQAPKTGDVVKVTPLSAFTSRGISALRHIA, from the coding sequence GTGCCGATTGCCAAGTTGACCACCGCCGCGCTTGCGCTACTGCTCGGACTTATCGGTGCCGTGCTACTTCTCGTCTGCGTGGCTAGCACGGACTCGACGCGCCTGCCGATCTGTGCAACTTCCGGCCCCGTCAGCGGCCTATCCGTGGTCCAGGCCCAGAACGCGCGCACGATCGCGGCCACCGCACTGGATCGTGGCGGTCAGCGGGCTGCGCTCATAGCCGTGGCGGTGGCCCTCGCGGAGTCGGACCTGCGGGTTTTGGGCAATCCAAGCGTGGTGGACGCGAACCTGGTGCCCAACCAGGGCCTCGGGTCCGACCACGACTCCGTGGGTCTGTTCCAGCAGCGCGCTAGCTGGGGCAGCGCCGCTGCTCGCATGGACCCGGTGACCTCGACGAATGCATTTCTCGACGCGCTATTCGCCGTGGACGGGTGGTCCTCACTGCCGCCTTGGGTCGCCGCTCAGCAGGTGCAACGCTCCGCCTTCGACGGTCGGCCGGCAACGGCCAACCACGGCTCGACGGTGTACGGCGGAAACTACCTCGCGCAGCTGTCCCTCGCCGATCAGGTCCTTGAGGCCATCGAAGAGCCGTCGTCCACAGATTCCTGTGCAGGCATTGACAACGTGAACAACATCGTGGCCTCGGGTGGACCGGGTCATGGACTCCCAGCTGACTACGAGCTCCCACTAGGTGTCTCGCCTGCTGCGAGGATCGCGGTCAGCTACGCGCTTGCCCAGCGCGGAAAGCCGTACCTATGGGGAGGGACCGGACCCGACCGGTTCGACTGTTCTGGACTGACCATGTCCGCGTGGGGAGTCGCCAGTCACCGGCTCGGGCGAACCACGTGGGATCAGATGAGGGACGGCACGCCCACCACGATCGCCCGCTTGCGTCCGGGCGACCTCGTGCTCACTCCTGGCAGCGGAGGCTCCCTCGCTTCGCCCGCGCACATGGGTATGTACATCGGCGATGGCCTCGTCGTCCAGGCCCCCAAGACCGGTGACGTCGTCAAGGTGACGCCCCTGTCCGCGTTCACCTCCAGGGGCATCTCTGCCCTGAGGCACATCGCGTGA
- a CDS encoding DUF6112 family protein gives MSDECCPLTIRRPITRGIGPPPPERGKVMVVPSIDVQPNGDGLPGITALSHMVGALLTFGLVAAVAGVAIAAITWAIGSNSSNPHIAGRGKNGVLVAGAAALLIGAANTLVNFFNNAGAAIH, from the coding sequence GTGAGCGACGAATGCTGCCCCCTCACCATCCGTAGACCAATCACGCGCGGGATCGGCCCGCCACCACCAGAGAGAGGCAAGGTCATGGTTGTTCCATCAATCGATGTTCAGCCCAACGGCGACGGGCTTCCAGGCATCACTGCGCTGAGCCACATGGTTGGCGCGCTGCTCACCTTCGGACTGGTGGCCGCCGTTGCCGGGGTGGCAATCGCAGCAATCACGTGGGCGATCGGCTCGAACTCCTCCAACCCCCACATCGCCGGGCGTGGCAAGAACGGCGTACTTGTCGCCGGCGCGGCCGCCCTGCTCATCGGCGCTGCCAACACCTTGGTCAACTTCTTCAACAACGCTGGAGCGGCGATCCACTGA
- a CDS encoding type IV secretion system protein, with product MRCDGLQKLDPLCQAGQYIQGQANNAVDSAFTRVANSFSEVAMNATTWLWQQINDATTLDLQDPKLLREIGTSAAIAAVLCLGLFVIQVVTSVLRREPGGLARAVSGLAVSFVGSALAIAATRTLLGVVDALSAGHVQHALGTNVEGLGEKFAFAQLGNVQAPAATLLLSLVILIAVVMVWVAMMVRKMVLIIAAVLAPLAFAGATADITRAWVRRWVEFVCAMVVSKLLLVIILSIGLAVFNGSGQDGSGAGQGATQLAAGSLILMMGGFAPWMAMRMFSFAGDTIHAAHASVGQVTAGGQAVIAAPQKVSSMAWTASSLGSMARGRPGMVGQTPAAQVGGPRQSSSLVSTSGAPQAPPKFDVGRAQVAQPAPAKTVNPPPEQSQIRSPGASHD from the coding sequence ATGAGGTGTGACGGCCTGCAGAAGCTCGACCCGCTCTGCCAAGCCGGCCAATACATCCAAGGTCAGGCGAACAACGCCGTCGACAGCGCGTTCACCCGCGTCGCCAACTCTTTCAGCGAGGTCGCGATGAACGCCACGACCTGGCTGTGGCAGCAGATCAACGACGCGACCACCCTCGACCTGCAGGACCCCAAGCTGCTCCGCGAGATCGGCACCAGCGCGGCAATCGCTGCCGTACTGTGCCTCGGCCTGTTCGTCATCCAGGTCGTCACTTCGGTGCTGCGTCGCGAGCCGGGCGGTCTCGCCCGCGCCGTGTCGGGACTGGCCGTCAGCTTTGTCGGTTCCGCCCTCGCCATCGCGGCCACCCGCACACTGCTCGGGGTGGTCGACGCGCTGAGCGCCGGCCATGTACAACACGCGCTGGGCACCAACGTCGAAGGCCTCGGGGAGAAGTTCGCGTTCGCACAACTGGGTAACGTCCAGGCTCCCGCCGCAACGCTCCTCCTATCACTGGTGATCCTCATCGCCGTGGTCATGGTTTGGGTCGCGATGATGGTCCGCAAGATGGTGCTGATCATCGCCGCCGTCCTCGCCCCACTCGCGTTCGCGGGCGCCACTGCGGACATCACCCGAGCGTGGGTGCGGCGCTGGGTCGAGTTCGTCTGCGCGATGGTCGTGTCCAAGCTGCTGCTGGTCATCATCCTCAGCATCGGGCTCGCGGTGTTCAACGGCAGTGGGCAGGACGGCAGCGGCGCAGGCCAGGGCGCAACCCAACTCGCCGCCGGGTCGCTGATCCTCATGATGGGCGGCTTCGCGCCGTGGATGGCGATGCGGATGTTCTCTTTCGCCGGCGACACCATCCACGCCGCCCACGCCAGCGTCGGACAGGTCACCGCTGGCGGACAGGCTGTCATCGCCGCTCCGCAAAAGGTGTCCTCGATGGCCTGGACCGCCAGCTCGCTCGGGAGCATGGCCCGCGGTCGCCCGGGCATGGTTGGCCAAACGCCGGCGGCTCAAGTGGGCGGTCCACGACAGAGTTCCTCGCTGGTCAGCACCAGCGGCGCACCGCAGGCTCCCCCGAAGTTCGATGTCGGCCGCGCCCAGGTGGCCCAACCCGCACCGGCCAAGACGGTCAACCCGCCCCCTGAGCAGTCGCAGATCAGGTCCCCAGGAGCAAGCCATGACTGA
- a CDS encoding SCO6880 family protein: MTDTAPVAPAAATVRFGRLPQRGLLLGFSAPRVLCVAGAAATAIPMLFTTGMLGVAASAPLWLTFLVLAFAPWHGRPAIETLPTAGHYLWRRSFGQTKHRARPSTPRPAGTMALPGDLAALRFHIDEDTGTAMVHDPHAGTLTAVALIRHPAYVLLSAEEQTRRVHGWGRALATLANSGTIARIQILEISLPDSGQGITGWWATHGHKDTSQWAVREYEELMRTCAPSASTHRTLIALSLDMRAARSSIRRRGRGLVGAAAALRQEMSSLEAGLRAAELHLACWLDEPELSATLRTAYDPAHDASTNGGSRSLATAGPLAVDEHWDHLRHDTGRSAVLWVNEWPRVDAAPSFLHALVFRPGVRKTLSITATPVATAVAMRDIRRSKVEYATDATQKARIGALANLSDEAEWCDVIDRERALLNGHADLRFTGLVAVTAPSQDELEAAVAEMERAAIQSGCETRRLFGQQARAYAAAALPLARKVS; this comes from the coding sequence ATGACTGACACCGCACCCGTCGCCCCGGCCGCCGCCACCGTGCGATTCGGTCGACTCCCCCAGCGTGGTCTGCTGCTCGGCTTCTCCGCGCCTCGAGTGCTCTGCGTTGCCGGAGCGGCCGCTACCGCCATCCCCATGCTCTTCACCACCGGCATGCTCGGCGTCGCGGCGTCCGCGCCGTTGTGGCTCACCTTCTTGGTCCTCGCGTTTGCACCTTGGCACGGGCGTCCCGCGATCGAAACGCTGCCCACTGCCGGCCACTATCTATGGCGTCGCTCATTTGGCCAGACCAAACATCGGGCACGGCCATCCACGCCAAGACCGGCCGGCACCATGGCCCTTCCCGGCGACCTCGCCGCGCTCCGCTTCCACATTGACGAGGACACCGGCACAGCGATGGTCCACGACCCACACGCTGGCACCCTGACGGCAGTCGCACTCATCCGCCACCCGGCCTACGTCCTGCTATCCGCGGAGGAGCAGACCCGTCGCGTGCACGGCTGGGGGCGCGCCCTCGCCACCCTGGCCAACTCCGGCACCATCGCCCGCATCCAGATCCTCGAGATCTCCCTGCCGGACTCGGGCCAGGGCATCACTGGCTGGTGGGCGACGCATGGACACAAGGACACCAGCCAATGGGCAGTTAGGGAGTACGAGGAACTCATGCGCACCTGCGCCCCGTCCGCCAGCACCCATCGCACCCTCATTGCCCTGTCCCTCGACATGAGAGCCGCCCGCAGCAGCATCCGACGCCGCGGACGGGGACTCGTCGGAGCGGCGGCTGCGCTGCGTCAGGAGATGAGCTCGCTCGAGGCCGGTCTGCGCGCCGCTGAGCTCCACCTCGCTTGCTGGCTCGACGAACCCGAACTCTCCGCCACGCTGCGCACCGCCTACGACCCTGCCCACGACGCCTCCACGAACGGCGGGTCACGATCGCTAGCGACGGCGGGGCCTTTGGCCGTGGACGAACACTGGGATCACCTGCGACACGACACCGGGCGGTCGGCCGTCCTGTGGGTCAACGAGTGGCCGCGAGTCGACGCAGCGCCATCGTTCCTCCACGCCCTGGTCTTCCGCCCGGGCGTCCGCAAGACCCTCTCGATCACCGCGACCCCAGTCGCCACCGCCGTTGCGATGAGAGACATCCGTCGCTCCAAGGTCGAGTACGCCACCGACGCGACCCAGAAGGCACGCATCGGCGCCCTCGCCAACCTGTCCGACGAAGCCGAATGGTGCGACGTCATCGACCGCGAACGCGCCCTGCTCAACGGCCACGCCGACCTTCGATTCACCGGGCTCGTCGCGGTCACCGCGCCATCACAGGACGAGCTCGAGGCCGCTGTCGCAGAAATGGAGCGGGCCGCCATCCAGAGCGGATGCGAAACCCGTCGCCTGTTCGGCCAACAAGCGCGCGCGTATGCCGCCGCTGCGCTGCCTCTGGCGCGCAAGGTCAGCTGA
- a CDS encoding ATP-binding protein: MLAGAYPFLAEAGLGNEGVYVGQDAWSGGGFCFDPWELYRQGVLTNPNCLLAGVVGKGKSCLAKSLATRSIAFGRRVYVPGDPKGEWSVVARAVGGAAIQLGGGTPNRLNPLDPGPRPNSLANEQWAQLVQSRRRVLLGCLAESALARPLASVEHTALDAALHEAIAGADVPTLPRVVDALHSPTDAVPGATKEELTRDGRDLAHALRRLVKGDLAGLFDGPSTVTFDPALPMISLDLSQIQGSDQLIAMVMTCTSAWMEAALTDAEGGQRWVIYDEAWRLMRQPALLARMQSQWKLSRGLGIANLLIVHRLSDLDAVGDADSEARALARGLLGDCSTKIVYQQEVSEASRTARELGLTSAERQQLPDLQQGEGLWRVGQRSFVVSHAVTTNELAAFNTDVRMTSLARDRF; encoded by the coding sequence GTGCTGGCCGGTGCCTACCCATTCCTCGCCGAAGCCGGTCTGGGCAACGAAGGTGTGTATGTCGGTCAGGACGCGTGGTCCGGTGGCGGATTCTGTTTCGACCCGTGGGAGCTCTACCGCCAAGGTGTCCTGACCAACCCCAACTGCCTGCTCGCGGGCGTCGTTGGGAAGGGCAAGTCCTGCCTCGCTAAGTCGCTTGCCACTCGGTCCATCGCATTCGGCCGACGCGTGTACGTCCCCGGGGACCCCAAGGGTGAATGGTCTGTCGTGGCGCGCGCAGTCGGCGGAGCTGCGATTCAGCTCGGAGGGGGCACGCCCAATCGACTCAACCCGCTGGACCCTGGGCCGCGCCCAAACAGCCTGGCGAACGAACAGTGGGCTCAGCTCGTCCAGAGCAGACGTCGAGTGCTCCTCGGATGCCTTGCCGAGTCAGCGCTCGCCCGACCTCTCGCATCCGTCGAGCACACAGCACTCGACGCCGCCCTCCACGAAGCGATCGCCGGGGCCGATGTGCCGACGTTGCCCCGGGTCGTCGATGCTCTGCACTCCCCCACCGACGCAGTCCCTGGCGCAACCAAGGAAGAGCTCACCAGGGACGGACGCGACCTCGCCCACGCCCTGCGCCGCCTGGTGAAGGGCGACCTCGCCGGATTGTTCGACGGTCCCTCGACCGTCACCTTCGACCCCGCGCTGCCGATGATCTCGTTGGACCTCTCGCAGATTCAGGGTTCCGACCAGCTGATCGCCATGGTGATGACCTGCACCTCCGCGTGGATGGAGGCCGCCCTGACCGATGCAGAGGGCGGGCAACGCTGGGTGATCTACGACGAAGCCTGGCGCCTCATGCGCCAGCCCGCACTACTCGCACGAATGCAGTCCCAGTGGAAGCTCTCGCGCGGGCTCGGTATCGCGAACCTGCTCATCGTGCACCGGCTCTCTGACCTCGACGCGGTCGGCGACGCAGACTCCGAAGCACGCGCCCTGGCACGCGGGCTCCTTGGCGACTGCTCCACCAAGATCGTCTACCAGCAGGAGGTCTCCGAGGCGTCGCGCACCGCCCGGGAACTTGGTCTGACCAGCGCAGAGCGGCAGCAGCTCCCCGATCTTCAACAGGGAGAAGGACTCTGGCGAGTCGGACAACGCTCGTTCGTCGTGAGCCACGCAGTAACCACGAACGAGCTTGCCGCCTTCAACACCGATGTCCGCATGACCTCGCTTGCAAGGGATCGCTTCTGA